From a region of the Hemibagrus wyckioides isolate EC202008001 linkage group LG06, SWU_Hwy_1.0, whole genome shotgun sequence genome:
- the zmym2 gene encoding zinc finger MYM-type protein 2, with amino-acid sequence MDGELEPRTDVEEGLTKEDESMETTPSTEVCSDGQRQETGVMTTDVSKAPEDNDDDVVLVEGPHFQEGKKAASPSSNPAPAETTDSAEPATTATASSNTPSPPSSTAAATMAPKSQTEPIVIDDEEDSEQRDASSSSLASSRTREALSSTEPDSEIKIASVTTLGGSCSSEVAMSTSAETSTAPSDEESMNLKITSVTSLKGNEEAEAGGEMEAAENGLQISSTFSLNPEAQQSQGSASKPSPTFNPGRVNSATQPVQNGETGTHQRSDSWISQSASFPRNQKQPGVDSPSPTASLPKAPGQSSSGSQQPPRTMKVTCANCKKPLKKGQTAYQRKGSSHLFCSTTCLSAFSHKPTPKKSCTMCKKDITSMKGTIVAQVDSSESFQEFCSTGCLAAYENKQNSPKNTLKTKCTVCGKLTEIRHEVSFKNITHKICSDACFNRYRMANGLIMNCCEQCGNYLPSRATANHFLLIDGQQKRFCCQNCVRDYKQTHGKMTQCSGCKVMCRSFDVTHGIGPTGVMEPYCSSSCMNKSKIASATQIAEPSCHFCKRNALPQYQATLPEGKVLNFCSSQCVTKFQNATIQTSANGQLPASASSNVQLKCNYCRGSFSLKPEILEWEDKVYQFCSKTCCEDYKKLHCIVTFCEYCQEEKTLHETVKFSGVKRPFCSEGCKLLFKQDFIHRLGLKCVTCNHCTQMCKKSVTKQIDGVSRDFCSEPCAKKFHDWYYKAARCDCCKVQGNLTETVQWRAEMKHFCDQECLLRFYCQQNQPNMATQKGPENTTIGQTHASKLTMINQGPVSYAGGGIVKDVKNKAVLCKPLTMTKATYCKPHMQSKPLQTEEDGLEGLVKEYVPVPIPVPVYVPVPMNLYAQATPTTVAIPVPVPVPVFLPTTLQSAEHIVKTIDELKAKVPSDPLEADLIAMAEMIAEEDKKPDCLDIKHEKETEEVKKERVNSSSVGSGSEDEEEEEEDKYEPELDLEKDLPQASEPVPTLEGMDTDMGFTLPPILTDEREETSWTRTRRKGVKRRAMEEETSTESSSSAEPFAANSSFPLSSRYGLNAWRRWNASSAAKSSDEKEKGACKQVTPSRLKDSLISLNAADLNKALTQFVREVRRSNGERYAPDSILYLCLSIQKYLQEKGRTDDLFNDPCYSAFEEELNKVLKGWQPTVLPDGSLWGRVEEPCLWSSKQLGEHSPSVLLRSLVYLNTKYFGLRTVEQHMRLSFGNVYGPSTSKPHNHGTTVCICVPSISQEQHEPITSKRRRKDSNFDQSDGSGGSTHCPVKKHECRLYELYLSKCPESVRQRTDFFYVKPEVSSTSDSPLWFSSSPLEKCVLESLLTQVLLVRDIYREHGHEEEGN; translated from the exons ATGGATGGAGAGTTGGAGCCCAGGACAGATGTGGAGGAGGGATTAACCAAGGAGGATGAGTCCATGGAAACCACACCCTCAACAGAAGTGTGCTCAGATGGGCAGCGCCAAGAAACTGGTGTCATGACAACAGATGTATCCAAGGCTCCAGAGGATAACGACGATGATGTTGTGCTGGTGGAGGGGCCTCACTttcaggaggggaaaaaagcagcaaGCCCCTCTAGCAACCCTGCACCTGCTGAGACCACAGACAGTGCAGAGCCAGCCACCACAGCAACAGCCTCCTCCAACACTccttctcctccctcctccacaGCTGCAGCAACCATGGCTCCCAAAAGCCAGACTGAGCCCATTGTTATAGACGATGAAGAAGATTCTGAGCAAAGAGACGCTTCCTCCTCCTCGCTGGCATCGAGTCGGACCAGGGAAGCTTTAAGCAGCACAGAACCAGACTCGGAAATAAAAATCGCCAGCGTCACAACTCTGGGTGGCTCGTGTTCATCAGAGGTGGCCATGTCGACGTCAGCAGAGACATCCACAGCGCCGTCTGATGAGGAAAGCATGAACCTCAAAATCACAAGTGTGACATCGTTGAAGGGCAATGAGGAAGCAGAGGCGGGTGGAGAGATGGAAGCTGCAGAAAATGGCTTGCAGATCAGCAGCACATTCAGTCTAAACCCAGAGGCTCAGCAGAGCCAAGGGTCAGCCAGcaaaccttcaccaacattcaaCCCAGGACGTGTTAACTCGGCTACCCAGCCGGTTCAGAACGGCGAGACAGGGACTCACCAGAGATCTG ATTCCTGGATCTCTCAGTCTGCATCTTTTCCCCGCAATCAGAAACAGCCAGGGGTGGACTCGCCTTCTCCTACAGCGTCACTTCCCAAAGCACCAGGCCAGTCTTCCTCAGGCTCCCAGCAGCCACCGCGCACTATGAAGGTCACCTGTGCTAACTGTAAAAAGCCTTTAAAGAAAGGTCAGACTGCTTATCAGCGCAAAGGCTCCTCCCACCTGTTCTGCTCTACGACCTGCCTTTCTGCCTTCTCCCACAAACCCACACCCAAAAAGAGCTGCACCATGTGCAAGAA GGACATTACTAGTATGAAAGGAACAATTGTGGCTCAGGTGGACTCGAGCGAATCATTTCAGGAGTTCTGCAGCACCGGTTGTCTGGCTgcatatgaaaataaacaaaattccCCGAAGAACACCCTCAAAACCAAGTGTACTGTCTGTGGAAAGCTCACAGAG attcgCCATGAAGTCAGCTTCAAAAACATCACACATAAAATCTGCAGTGACGCCTGTTTTAACCGTTACCGTATGGCTAATGGCCTGATCATGAACTGTTGTGAGCAGTGTGGGAACTACCTGCCCAGCCGGGCCACAGCAAATCACTTCTTACTAATTGATGGGCAGCAGAAACGGTTCTGTTGTCAGAACTGTGTCAGGGACTACAAACAG ACCCATGGAAAGATGACACAGTGTAGTGGATGTAAGGTGATGTGCAGGTCTTTCGATGTTACTCATGGTATTGGACCCACTGGAGTCATGGAGCCTTATTGTTCTTCATCCTGTATGAATAAAAGCAAAATTGCATCTGCTACACAAA TTGCTGAGCCTTCCTGTCATTTCTGTAAGAGAAATGCATTACCTCAGTATCAGGCAACACTACCTGAAGGGAAGGTCTTAAACTTTTGCAGCTCTCAGTGTGTCACCAAATTCCAG aacgCCACTATACAAACATCAGCCAACGGCCAACTTCCTGCCTCAGCTTCCAGTAATGTCCAACTAAAATGCAACTACTGCCGGGGCTCCTTCAGCCTGAAACCAGAGATTCTGGAGTGGGAG GACAAAGTGTACCAGTTTTGCAGTAAGACGTGTTGTGAGGACTATAAGAAGCTCCATTGTATTGTGACTTTCTGCGAGTATTGCCAGGAAGAAAAGACACTTCATGAGACTGTCAAGTTTTCAGGGGTCAAAAGGcctttctgcagtgaag GTTGCAAGCTGTTGTTCAAGCAAGACTTTATACACCGTCTGGGCCTCAAATGTGTCACCTGCAACCACTGCACTCAGATGTGCAAAAAATCTGTTACCAAACAGATAGATGGTGTCAGCAGAGACTTCTGCAGTGAACCTTGTGCTAAGAAGTTTCATGACTGGTACTACAAG GCGGCGCGCTGTGACTGCTGTAAAGTGCAGGGGAACCTGACAGAGACTGTGCAGTGGCGTGCTGAGATGAAGCACTTCTGTGATCAAGAGTGTCTCCTCCGTTTTTACTGCCAGCAAAATCAGCCCAATATGGCAACTCAGAAAGGgccagaaaacacaacaatag GACAGACACATGCGTCAAAGTTAACT ATGATTAATCAGGGTCCGGTGTCATATGCTGGAGGAGGGATTGTTAAGGATGTGAAGAATAAAGCTGTTCTCTGTAAACCTCTCACCATGACTAAAGCCACATACTGCAAACCTCATATGCAGAGCAAGCCACTGCAAACAG AAGAAGATGGCTTGGAAGGCTTGGTAAAGGAGTATGTCCCTGTTCCAATTCCCGTTCCTGTTTATGTTCCAGTACCCATGAATCTCTATGCTCAGGCCACACCCACCACCGTTGCAATACCTGTACCT GTACCTGTGCCAGTGTTTCTGCCCACCACACTGCAGAGTGCTGAGCATATTGTGAAGACCATAGATGAGCTCAAAGCCAAGGTTCCCAGTGATCCTCTTGAAGCCGATCTGATCGCTATGGCTGAAATGATTGCAGAGGAAGACAAGAAACCTGACTGCTTAG ATATCAAACATGAGAAGGAGACTGAAGAGGTTAAAAAGGAGAGAGTAAATAGCAGCAGTGTTGGAAGCGGTtcagaagatgaagaggaagaggaggaagacaaGTATGAACCTGAGCTGGACCTGGAAAAAGATCTTCCTCAAG CCTCGGAGCCTGTGCCCACTTTGGAGGGGATGGACACAGACATGGGTTTCACATTACCTCCCATCCTCACTGACGAGCGAGAGGAGACCTCTTGGACCAGAACCAGGAGGAAG GGTGTCAAAAGGAGGGCCATGGAAGAGGAGACTTCCACAGAGTCATCTTCATCAGCAGAACCTTTTGCAGCCAATTCCTCCTTCCCCCTGAGCTCCAGGTATGGCCTGAATGCCTGGAGGAGATGGAATGCATCATCAGCTGCAAAGTCCAGtgatgaaaaagagaaaggtGCTTGCAAACAAG tgaCTCCATCTCGGTTGAAAGACAGTCTCATTTCTCTGAACGCAGCAGATCTGAACAAGGCTCTAACTCAGTTTGTCAGAGAGGTGCGTCGGTCCAACGGTGAGCGCTATGCTCCAGACAGCATTCTCTACCTTTGCCTCAGCATACAGAAG TATTTGCAGGAAAAAGGCAGGACAGACGACCTGTTTAATGATCCCTGCTACAGTGCATTCGAGGAGGAACTTAACAAGGTTTTGAAAGGCTGGCAGCCCACCGTTCTTCCTGATG GATCTCTGTGGGGTCGTGTAGAGGAGCCGTGTCTTTGGAGCAGCAAACAGCTAGGAGAACATTCCCCCTCGGTTCTCCTGCGCTCTCTTGTCTATCTCAACACAAAATACTTTGGCTTGCGCACTGTTGAACAGCACATGCGCCTCTCTTTTGGTAACGTCTATGGGCCCAGCACTTCTAAACCTCACAATCATGGCACCACTGTCTGTATTTGCGTCCCCTCCATTTCACAGGAACAACATG